The stretch of DNA cactatttttattcaaagacacacaatacataaatttattttttctatagtgttaaatattaacttgcataaatatatttttctataaatactTACGTCTGTTTAAATACTTACGTTAATAATCCGAAATCCACAGAAAGCGAAGAACAGagcaaagtataaaaatagtgtGAGAAgcgttatattatatgtatcttCAATAACGGCAATTGTTctgtaaaataagatattatgtCTGTTGCATATATTAGATAGCAAaattacacacatatatatatattatatatatatatatatatatatatatatatataattatacacatatttataaatataagaccTAAGTAAGCGCATATGCTTTGCCACACAGCACTTTAGCGCGTCgtaagtatttatatatttatccaaATATGAGAGACGTCTATTTAGTATGTTTAGTTGGCCTGATATATGAAATACAAGCAGACTCAGAAAATTATCTATTCCAGTATAAGACATCATTGCTAGCACAATATAAACGGCTTGAACAACAAATGTTAACTCGTACTGCGGTCTTTTTGTCACATCGTAAATATAATAGGTCTGTATAGGCATGGGTCTTCCAGGATCAGTAATGTTAGGTGTCAGTCTTATTGAAAAGCCAAAAATAGGtagaacaataataaaaatgcaagcAAATCCCATTAAACAAAATCcacatgtaataattatacgtgCATTCTGTGCTTTTTTAACCATCATACTTCTTTCTTCCGCTTTTTTCGTCTTTATCCAATCCTCCGCGATCATATTCACAACCCACACAATAGCTTTAAAAACGTCAATATTAagtgttttaatatacacaataatGCTGCTAAATTATGATAAGAATTACATCAATTTAATactaaatagtaaaaaaatttaaaagaactaAACTGATTTATGCTTTTACGTATATAATTacctaaatttatttataacttagaatttctataaataattacgtctaccttcttttttccaccagaaaattataattcttatcCAACAACTAATGCTTGGCAaagtaaattgcaaattatccATCATTAGCATGGCGTTATGGTGAATTCTTATCAAAGAATGTATTGCAGGAAACAGGATGAAAAATGTTAGACCTACAAAAACGGAGAGCGTCCGTAAATTGTTCATTAACTTCTGTCGAGAATTTTGCACGGTCTTAGGCCAGAGTCCAATTAATTCCAAAGCAATGCGATTGAGTTTCACCGCCCATTCAAAGTCTACCTGCAGAAATCTTAATAAGTTAATCAAATGCATCACTAAGTCACTAAACATACACAAATGCATTCGCGTATAATTAGCGCacatataaagtttttatcaaaaaatgggttaaatattatatttaaaaattattgcttctcatttattaaaaaaatttaaacattaaataaatataattaatagaataatcatacaaaaattataagtatttaGTTGCCataattagatatgataaagTTAAATCGTTATCGTTATATATCAACCACTGTTTATACGTAAAAGtatataacacaaaaattgaaaatgtttgatggtaataataagaaaaaaataaaacataattgaaTGCAAATGACTGTATAgtacacatattttaaatataaacataaaattagtttttcaaATGCAGTAACAATGATTATAGCGCGATAAGCACCTCGATATCCGGCATATTTAGAACCATTCATGTTGACTGTCACTTCGATACTGGCGTCTACTCTTTTTTCATGTCCCGACGTAACCTTCTATTCAACGAGAAACATTTCTCGCGTACGCTCTAAAACAAGTTCGTAAAAGTGTTGGACGAGCAACTTacgacaaaaaaatgttttaaatattcttcacCGATCCTCGTTTGCGTACAGAACATTGCGCAAAGTAGTTacgacaaaaaatttttacaaaaaattacgaCAGTAAAGGAGGGAAAGGGTGAAAAACGGCGCGAGAATATACATCCGTTGTGTTCTCACGCTTACCATTCGCAATTTTTACTTTCATTATAGTTAGTAACGAACTGTGCGGGATCTATTAGGCGTCTAATACagtatctaaatattttagaacacGTTTGAATATCTTGGAATCGTTTAATTGTAAAGTgcaaatctaataaaataatttttaataataatatctcatATACttgatgttaaattaatacttatactaataataaataatttaatttgcttttaagattttaggttcgtaaaaaatatgaatttttgtggaTTATAATTCAGacttgaatttaattttagactaataataatacaactgACTTATAAAGTTAACTCTACAGAATATCATTCATTATTACACGCcgcgttatatattttttaagatttgagagtttatcacaaaaataagTCTTTGTGAATTACAATTGGACTTGAATTTAATTCCAGAtacatttactttataatattcacaACAACTTTTAATCAAATCATGTAGTAGGTTTTACACTTTCTTCCCATATAATAcggttttttaaattattttgttaaaaattgcatagtatgagaaaaatgtagatttatctccttgttttattaatttctcgtTGTATGCAAAACCGATATATAACCGGCTGATGTTTTTATTAGCtggaaatcatatttttagtaaaaacatgaattattaaactaatgtgatataaatgcaaacaattttttataaagtgatAAACGTAAATGGTTTTAGTGTAAAACAGTAATCAATTATGAAAACATCTTACTCCACAAAAAGTAGCCATTGTCAtgggaaatatttttccagcGGTTAGATAGACCGGTTTAGTGCCTCTTATCAAAAGAAGCAACAAgtcttttgcaatttttggaTCCACTGAGTACCATTTATTATCATACGCCGCAGAATATATCTCATTAcacttaaaaatatcaaaaacatatttagtattaattattatatttttattattttattacttataataaaataataattaactttcaattaccgattaattaatttatacaaattatagtacatttattaataaatatttatttatgcataatgtaaaattttttttatctttttcttattagtTAAACAAGAAACACTAAATAAAACTCACTTGGCCTAACAAAATCTCGCCTAGAGCGCAATATAAGCACATATGCgcaaagaaattgaaaacgttagatgaaaaatataccaAATGCGTAATCGACAGATCATTTCCGTCGTCGAATAGCTAATAATCAATTCACAAAATGTATAAACGACATATTGTACTATTTcctcatattttaatttgtgcaAGAAGTATAGTAGATTTCTTCCAGGATATAAcacatatttgttaaaaaccgacttatgtaatttattattgctaagTAAAATTCTCATTTCAATTCTTAGATacttacattaattattcgaaaacCATAGAAAGAAAAcagtattgcaaaatatataaataatgcaagaAGCGTTATATTATACGTATCTTCAATAACACTAATAgctctaaaattattattttatccattAGGTACACTTTTGGTAAAAAAAACTAACTACATATctcaaataaatcatttacaTATGTCGTATTGATATCAACCTGAGTAAACGTATATGTTTTGCTATGCAGCTCTTCAGCATATCTtgagaatttatatatgtatctaaATGTCTCAAACGATTTTTAAGAATGTCCAATTGGCCGCATATATGAAACACTAGTAGTCCAAGAAAATTATCTACTCCAGTATACGACATCATAGCGAGCATAATGTAAACGGCTTGAACGATAAATGTCAACTCGTATTGCGGCGTTTTcgttatatcatatatataataggtTTGTATTAGCATTGGTCGACCTGGGTCAGTAATGTTGGTTGTCACTCTCATTGACAATCCAAAGCCGggtaaaatgataataaaaaagaacgcTACTCCCATTAGGCAGTATGcgcatgtaataattatacgtgGAATTTGTGCTCTTTTGATCATCATGTTTCGATCTTGTTCAGTTTTCGAATTTATCCAATCTTCCGCGATCATATTTATAATCGGGACAAtagcttaaaatattttaatacagattttaacactattgttaaattaaaatagagtTACATAAAGTTTTTCATCATgaatagtaaataatttaaaactaaagtaactttttttcttatatttttaacaaaagtatagaagtataaataataaaaaaaataaaaaaaagacaaattatttatacacataagatttatatatgccattaaatacatttaaaaattaagcagataaattatgtttaccTTCTTTCTTCCAccaaaaaataacaattcttATTGTGCAACTTATAGCGGGTAaagtaaattgtaaattatctaACATTAGTAAGATATCTCCGGAAATTCTCATTAGAGAATGTAGAGCAGGAATCAAAATACCAAATGTTATGCCTAGAAAAACGATGAGCACACGTAGATCGCATAATAACTTTTCACGAAAGTTTTGTGCTTTCGGCCAGAGTCCAATCACATTTAAAGTGATGCGATTTAATTTCACCGCCCATTCAAAGtctatctataaaaatttcaataagtcAGAGCTCGTAGAAACACAAAATCATGTAAAAtgtcatatataataaaatttgtagagtaaaacatttaaaaacaatttgctTGGACTAAATACATTGAttcaatgattaattaaaaattaacaaataacacaGCAATAGAAATCACAAAGTTCAAATTGCAATAGTCAAATAGGTATAACTGACACTTTGTTACATGTAATCAGCATAACGCTGAAAAAAaggcaatattgcaaaatttttgctaatgatagaaaggaaaaaattaagtatagaTTAAACATCAGCATAGTTCGCGCAaacattctatataaaaatacattttacacacAATTACTTTTTCCAATTGCAATGACAATTATCACAATGCGCGCGCGATAAGCACCTTGATATCCTGTACATTTAGAACCCTCCATGTCGAGTGTCGTCTAAAGACTGACGTCTATTCCCTTTTCATGTGACGACGTTACCTTCTATTTAGTGAACAgtatttttcatgtaatttctaaacataaattcttaaaaacgtCAGATCAATTTACAACagtgttttaaatattctgcaaTATTTCTCTCGTCTCAAGTTTTTACCATGGAATATCGCGCAAAATGTGCGCgaacaaaaaatttcataaaaacagATGCAtgttgcattgataaaaaacaagGCGCACACCCGTTATATTCTCACGCATCTATAATCATCTATAGCTTGCAATATTACTACGGTTAATAATAAACCGTATAAAATCTATCGTATATCACTTACGATTTTTGTTAGATAGACACacatatcagaaaaattaattaattgagtgacattaaaattttcacttttaaaaatgtagaacataccaaaaatgtaaaacattaattattttttattgattttatatgttttaataatagataaatcaacataaaaatgtttatagtaatattttactgaaaaaagtATCGTTGagaagattaatttataataacacataaataacaaatattaaattaaataatccaaatattttatttctattttgatcGAGATatctattacattttattcgtaattaattaattagaggTATATTACTATTTCTTTAATACTGAAATAATGATGTACTAGcacgaattttttttcttttacccCCGTTTTGCCAACAAAAACGATATATAGCCAGCTGATGTTTTTAATAACTGAAACATATCAAAAGTCACGCACTATTTCTCACGGACTCAAGATAAACAATCATTtatgtttcaaattaataatcttaGATCGGTTTTGTGCCTCTTATCAGTAGAGACATCAAATCTTTTGACATTTTAGAATCCATAGAGTACCATTCATTACTGTACGCCgcgtaatatatttcattgcaCTTTAAAGTATTAAGAATATGTTTAAgtattacttattatattttacttttttttttttcttacacacACTACACTATGGAAATTAGCCACAAATTGCtgaataattaagtaatttatttatattataaaacaatgtttaaaataattaataataattgattaatttttaattatataaattattcaaacaatttattaaaaaatgcaaataattcgaaatttctatatttttacgaaacagatataaatcaaatacaCATCAggattttcttatattttacattctatttggaaataatttgtatttttataattctcacAAATTGTGTAattgtaataagtaatttatgcaacttaaattacattttgaatAACACAtaatttgcatgatttttatagttaatCAAAAGCATGTAATGAAACTTACTTGGGCCACCAAAATTTCACCGAGAGCGCAATATAAACACATATGCACAAAGGCATTGAAAATGTTAGATACGAGGTATATCAGTTGAATGATCGACATATCATTTTCTCCATCAAACAGCTATTTCGTTCATAAAATgggttaaaaattttatagtgatttaagtatttataacaaaatattatgtatatatataatattctaatctTAAGATTATATGCgtacatacaatataataaaaaaagtaaattattaaaataagccatattttttaaaaatgtagtatacatcttaattatttatctattattaagAACAAATAGTATATATgactattatttttgcattgttAAAAATCAACTTACGCAAAAAAGTTCTTGGACAAACTGTGGACACTTACGTTAATAATCCGGAAACCATAGAACGCGAAGAGTATTGCAAAGTATACAAATAATGCGAGAAGCGTTATATTATACGTatcttcaataataataatgactctaaaattattattttatacattaggTACACTTTTGGTAAAAAAAACTAACCAcatatcttaaataaattatttacatatgtcGTATTGATATCAACCTGAGTAAACGTATATGTTTTGCTATGCAGCTCTTCAGCATATCTtgagaatttatatatgtatctaaATGTCTCAAACGATTTTTAAGAATGTTCAATTGGCCGCATATATGAAACACTAGTAGTCCAAGAAAATTATCTACTCCAATATACGACATCATAGCGAGCATAATGTAAACGGTTTGAACGATAAATGTCAACTCGTATTGCGGCGTTTTcgttatatcataaatataatgggTTTCCATTAGCATTGGTCGACCTGGGTCTGTAATGTTGGTTGTCACTCTCATTGATAATCCAAACCCTggtaaaatgataaaaaagaagaacgcTACTCCCATTAGGCAGTATGcgcatgtaataattatacgtgGAATTTGTGCCCTTTTGATCATCATGTTTCAATCTTGTTCACTTTTCGAATTTATCCAATCTTCCGCGACCATATTTATGATGACACCTGTCATATTCTCACGCTTCTATAATTCTTTGTAGTTTATAACTTTGCTGTATTCGGTAGTAGAAGATATATATcatttgtcatatttataataaggcaaatattttgcaagcTCTTAAACtcttatatatttgctttattacgtataataatttaatttttatattagattgtgatataattgttatatatataataagattgTTTTATGTAACACTCAAATAATAAGTATTGAATAGAcgaattcaatttaaatttataaaaaatataagtatgtacattataatttttattttaatttaatatagattCATCCTTACTTAAtgaaattcaaagaaaaattattttttaattataagtttactTACAAATAACACAACCACTTAcacagttattaaattaaaatattttatgaaaaatcgaaataagaaatctatgaatataaaaaaatgttgatttattttctttcttcattaTACTCTTGTCGTatgtaaaacagaaatataaccaactgaagtttttattaactgaaaatcatatttttgcaaataaaacgATTAATACGTAAGTAAtgttgatatataaaataaggttcaagattatttatagaaaaactaaataaaatatacattattaaaataatatggtacaagttattttacaaaaaatttcaataaagtaCAAATGCTTTTAGTGGAaagttaaaatcaaatattcaaatatcttaCACTGCAGAATGTAGCCATTGTcataggaaatatttttccagcGGTGAGATAAACTGGTTTATTGCCTCTTATTAAGAAAATCAACAagtcttttgtaatttttggaTCCATAGAGtaccatttattattatatcccGCATAATATACTTCATTACACTTCAAAATatgtttgaatattaaatattattatatatttctttacaagaaaacaaaaatattaaacataaattatttatttacatatttatataaattataaattgatttataattacattaataattataaaaaataattatattattcgtgtaaaatataaatagtttattaaagcagaataaatgattactttctatcttttgcaatattactaCATAGGAAatctttatgaaaaattttctacattttacaatatattgcggagcaatttatatttttacagttttaaaagctaatgttaaatttttataatattaaacttataaacaaattaagaacaacttttaatatatttctctttaaagattaaattaaatattaatatgttgataaaataaattatttgcatataatttaaatgtttaaatttattaaagtgtcatcaaataaattttaatttaataaaatatatattaatttgcagtatttattgcataaaataccATTTACATaccaatataataaaaaattaaaattaaaaaaaattaaaagtagaaaaataaaacttacttGGCCTACCAAAATTTCACCAAGAGCACAGTATAAACACATATGCACAATAGCATTTACAATACAAgcgaaaaaatatactaaCTGAATAATCGACATATCATTTCCCTCGTCGAATAACTAATCATTAGAATATGTAAAAACATTCAATTATCATAGTTTTAAGCATACAATTatcatagttttaattttgtagtaaaatattatgtaaataaaagatatggAAAAACTTACAcactatttttattcaaagacacacaatacatacatttattatttctttagtgttaaatattaacttacataaataaaattttctataaatactTACGtttgtttaaatacttacattaATAATCCGAAATCCAAAAAAAGCGAAGAATAGAGCAAAGTATACAAATAATGCGAGAAGCGTTATATTATAGGCATCTTCAATAACGGCAATGTTCCTGCAAAATAAAGCATTTCGTGTATTGCATATGTACAATTAAccaacatattttattaaattatacatatatttcatttaaatgtgAAACCTAAGCAAAGAAATATGCTTCGTTACGCAGTCTCTTAGCATAGCTTGggaatttatgtatttatccAAACGTGTTAAACGGCCGTTCAGTATGTCCAATTGACCGCATATATGAAATACAAGCAGTCCGAGAAAATTATCTATTCCAGCATAAGCTGTCATAGCAACCATACTATAGATAGCTTGCATGAAAAATGTCAACTCGTAATGTGGTCTTTTcgttacattataaatataataagtttgTAGAGGCATTGGTCTGCCTGGATCAGTAAAGTTGGTTGTTAATCTCATAGACATTCCAAAAATGGGTAAACCGATAATAAAACAGCCCGCAATTATCATTAGACAAAATCCGCATGTGATAATTATGCGTGGAATTTTCGCTTTTCTGATCATCATGCTTCTCTCTTGCACATTTTTAGTCTGTATCCAATCATCCGCCATCATATTAACGACAGGTATAATAGCTTCAAGAGTagtaatattgaatattttaacaatttaatattgaacactgttaataatattactaattgcAATAAAGGTTATGTCAAGATTAAAGAAACGTTTTAAGAAAgcgcaaataattttctctttctcgaatTTGTAACACAAAGTAATTGTAAATTGATCATTTTAATGGGATTTctcgtattatttatatgaattgggtatattattcatattttatatgttataaatcatatataacactttgtatattttatattttacgataaatgaTTATGTCTACCTTCTTTTTTCCACCAAAAAATCGCGATTCTTATTGAGGAGCTTATAGCCGGTAGAGTAAGTTGTAAATTATCCATCATTAGTATGGTATCATCATGAATTCTTATCAGGGAATGGACAGCGGGAATTATAAGAACAAATATTAACCCTACGAAAACGAGGAGCACCCGTAAATTGCACAGTAACTTTTGTCGAGGATTTCTTGCGGTTTTAGGCCAGAGTCCAAGTAAATCTAATGCGATGCGATTGAGTTTCACTGCCCATTCGAAGTCTACCTGCAGAAATCTTAATCAGTCGAAGCTCGTGAAAAGCATTACCGTTTCTCAAAATAAACACAAGTATACCCGCAATTGCTAAcgtaaaaagtattatatttaactaaatgtataaaatagtatatttgAAGAGCATGgttgtttattaattgttcTCTATAAAACTTcagaaatttgttaaaaaataatacatggCAGAGCGATAAAAATCACAAACACATAGTTAAAGCTGATGCGTCGCGTTATacgttgataattaaaataatactgtatgagacaataatgcaaaattattggtaataagaagagagaaaaaaattaaacataattaaatgcaaatactTGCGCACACACAtcctaaatataaatatatttcagctCATTCTTTTCAAACGCAATAACGATCACAGCGATAAGCACCTCGGTATTCaacatatttagaaatatccATGTCGACTGTCACATAAAGACTGACGTCTGCTCCTTTTTCATGTCTCGAAGTTACCTCCTAttcagtaaaatataatttgtcgCGCATGCTCTAAATACAAGTTCGTAAAAATGCCGAACGATCACAACTTGCAACaaagtgttttaaatattctacaGCAACCCTTGTTTCAAGTTTTCACCACAAAACATCGCAAAAACTGTTctcgaagaaaaatttttgtaatgataGGTCAGTGAAAAAGGGTGCGAGTGTATATCCATTACATTCACTTTtgtatcttataattttactatagTTAGCAACACGCTATATAGAGTCTATCAAGCatctatatatacaatacCTACACTTCGTACAacatatctgaaaatttcggagttgttttattgtacaataaaaatgtaataaaaaaatttttcaatattttaaataaatattcaatacaagttggttaataataaatgactaataataaatgacaggATTTGGGTGTACATATGGCTTTAGGT from Linepithema humile isolate Giens D197 chromosome 2, Lhum_UNIL_v1.0, whole genome shotgun sequence encodes:
- the LOC136998053 gene encoding odorant receptor 9a-like isoform X3 gives rise to the protein MVLNMPDIEVDFEWAVKLNRIALELIGLWPKTVQNSRQKLMNNLRTLSVFVGLTFFILFPAIHSLIRIHHNAMLMMDNLQFTLPSISCWIRIIIFWWKKEAIVWVVNMIAEDWIKTKKAEERSMMVKKAQNARIIITCGFCLMGFACIFIIVLPIFGFSIRLTPNITDPGRPMPIQTYYIYDVTKRPQYELTFVVQAVYIVLAMMSYTGIDNFLSLLVFHISGQLNILNRRLSYLDKYINTYDALKCCVAKHMRLLRTIAVIEDTYNITLLTLFLYFALFFAFCGFRIINLFDEGNDMSIIHLIYFFALIVNAIVHMCLYCALGEILVGQCNEVYYAGYNNKWYSMDPKITKDLLIFLIRGNKPVYLTAGKIFPMTMATFCSLIKTSVGYISVLHTTRV
- the LOC105671153 gene encoding odorant receptor 13a-like isoform X2, yielding MLNTEVDFEWAVKLNRIALDLLGLWPKTARNPRQKLLCNLRVLLVFVGLIFVLIIPAVHSLIRIHDDTILMMDNLQLTLPAISSSIRIAIFWWKKEAIIPVVNMMADDWIQTKNVQERSMMIRKAKIPRIIITCGFCLMIIAGCFIIGLPIFGMSMRLTTNFTDPGRPMPLQTYYIYNVTKRPHYELTFFMQAIYSMVAMTAYAGIDNFLGLLVFHICGQLDILNGRLTRLDKYINSQAMLRDCVTKHISLLRNIAVIEDAYNITLLALFVYFALFFAFFGFRIINLFDEGNDMSIIQLVYFFACIVNAIVHMCLYCALGEILVGQCNEVYYAGYNNKWYSMDPKITKDLLIFLIRGNKPVYLTAGKIFPMTMATFCSLIKTSVGYISVLHTTRV
- the LOC136998053 gene encoding odorant receptor 9a-like isoform X1, which gives rise to MVLNMPDIEVDFEWAVKLNRIALELIGLWPKTVQNSRQKLMNNLRTLSVFVGLTFFILFPAIHSLIRIHHNAMLMMDNLQFTLPSISCWIRIIIFWWKKEAIVWVVNMIAEDWIKTKKAEERSMMVKKAQNARIIITCGFCLMGFACIFIIVLPIFGFSIRLTPNITDPGRPMPIQTYYIYDVTKRPQYELTFVVQAVYIVLAMMSYTGIDNFLSLLVFHISGQLNILNRRLSYLDKYINTYDALKCCVAKHMRLLRHNILFYRTIAVIEDTYNITLLTLFLYFALFFAFCGFRIINLFDEGNDMSIIHLIYFFALIVNAIVHMCLYCALGEILVGQCNEVYYAGYNNKWYSMDPKITKDLLIFLIRGNKPVYLTAGKIFPMTMATFCSLIKTSVGYISVLHTTRV
- the LOC136998053 gene encoding odorant receptor 9a-like isoform X2, with the translated sequence MNGSKYAGYRDFEWAVKLNRIALELIGLWPKTVQNSRQKLMNNLRTLSVFVGLTFFILFPAIHSLIRIHHNAMLMMDNLQFTLPSISCWIRIIIFWWKKEAIVWVVNMIAEDWIKTKKAEERSMMVKKAQNARIIITCGFCLMGFACIFIIVLPIFGFSIRLTPNITDPGRPMPIQTYYIYDVTKRPQYELTFVVQAVYIVLAMMSYTGIDNFLSLLVFHISGQLNILNRRLSYLDKYINTYDALKCCVAKHMRLLRHNILFYRTIAVIEDTYNITLLTLFLYFALFFAFCGFRIINLFDEGNDMSIIHLIYFFALIVNAIVHMCLYCALGEILVGQCNEVYYAGYNNKWYSMDPKITKDLLIFLIRGNKPVYLTAGKIFPMTMATFCSLIKTSVGYISVLHTTRV
- the LOC105671153 gene encoding odorant receptor 13a-like isoform X1, which codes for MDISKYVEYRDFEWAVKLNRIALDLLGLWPKTARNPRQKLLCNLRVLLVFVGLIFVLIIPAVHSLIRIHDDTILMMDNLQLTLPAISSSIRIAIFWWKKEAIIPVVNMMADDWIQTKNVQERSMMIRKAKIPRIIITCGFCLMIIAGCFIIGLPIFGMSMRLTTNFTDPGRPMPLQTYYIYNVTKRPHYELTFFMQAIYSMVAMTAYAGIDNFLGLLVFHICGQLDILNGRLTRLDKYINSQAMLRDCVTKHISLLRNIAVIEDAYNITLLALFVYFALFFAFFGFRIINLFDEGNDMSIIQLVYFFACIVNAIVHMCLYCALGEILVGQCNEVYYAGYNNKWYSMDPKITKDLLIFLIRGNKPVYLTAGKIFPMTMATFCSLIKTSVGYISVLHTTRV
- the LOC136998060 gene encoding odorant receptor 43a-like; the encoded protein is MEGSKCTGYQDFEWAVKLNRITLNVIGLWPKAQNFREKLLCDLRVLIVFLGITFGILIPALHSLMRISGDILLMLDNLQFTLPAISCTIRIVIFWWKKEAIVPIINMIAEDWINSKTEQDRNMMIKRAQIPRIIITCAYCLMGVAFFFIIILPGFGLSMRVTTNITDPGRPMLIQTYYIYDITKTPQYELTFIVQAVYIMLAMMSYTGVDNFLGLLVFHICGQLDILKNRLRHLDTYINSQDMLKSCIAKHIRLLRAISVIEDTYNITLLALFIYFAILFSFYGFRIINLFDDGNDLSITHLVYFSSNVFNFFAHMCLYCALGEILLGQCNEIYSAAYDNKWYSVDPKIAKDLLLLLIRGTKPVYLTAGKIFPMTMATFCGLIKTSAGYISVLHTTRN